One stretch of Magnetococcales bacterium DNA includes these proteins:
- a CDS encoding type I secretion system permease/ATPase produces MQIPSEETPSWGLPAGEEAWDDPLLHCLALLTRYHGRPRSLHALRAGLPLEENRMTPALFLRAAERAELSARVVRKALKGLTPAMLPAVLLLNGRQAALLTALDVGRGLVRLVLPETGSGEREMALSEVQTLYQGYAIFVAPRLRFESAEEEQGPKKPPRHWFWGTLSRFWPIFGEVVLASLLLNLFTLASPLFVMNVYDRVVPNHALETLWVLAAGVGMVFFFDFLIRTLRGHFLDLAGKKADLLMARFLFERILGARLESRSQSVGASAKLMQEYEGLRDFFTSATMTAFIDLPFLLLFLGVAWILGGNLVLLPLMAIPVVVLTGLLVQWPLNKAVQSSFRESSRKNGLLVETLSGLETIKVLGAEGGMTRRWEELVAINAGTGLKSRFFSALAVNVTLLFQQLVSVGVVIQGVYLISEGAMTTGALVACTILTGRALAPLGQIAGLLVRFHHSRVSLQALNRLVNFPQERPWESSFLHRPKLQGGVRFQDISFTYPQARQPVLRNLNFTIHPGEKVAIIGRTGSGKSTLLKLVAGLYQPTEGSILLDGIDIRQIDPADLRRNLGYVQQDPILFSGTLKENLMMGNPYAEDEDLVRVARLCGVDQLVNQHPLGFDLHIGEQGSGLSGGQRQSVALARAMMGHPVLLLLDEPTSALDSGAEERLRRELGLATTNASLLLVTHKASMLTMVERILVLEGGRLVADGPRDRILKQLVEGKLPLERDGGGA; encoded by the coding sequence ATGCAAATCCCTTCCGAGGAGACGCCCTCATGGGGCCTGCCGGCGGGTGAAGAGGCCTGGGACGATCCGCTGCTGCACTGTCTGGCCCTTCTGACCCGTTACCACGGGCGCCCCCGCTCCCTGCACGCCCTGCGGGCCGGATTGCCGCTGGAGGAGAACCGCATGACGCCCGCGCTGTTTTTGCGGGCGGCGGAACGGGCGGAACTCTCCGCTCGGGTGGTGCGCAAAGCCTTGAAGGGACTGACTCCGGCCATGCTGCCGGCGGTTCTGCTGCTGAATGGCCGACAGGCGGCCCTGCTGACCGCGTTGGATGTCGGGCGGGGCCTGGTCCGGCTGGTGCTTCCGGAAACCGGCAGCGGCGAGCGCGAGATGGCGCTTTCAGAGGTGCAAACCCTCTATCAGGGATACGCCATTTTCGTGGCGCCCCGCCTGCGTTTCGAAAGCGCCGAAGAGGAGCAGGGACCGAAAAAACCACCTCGCCACTGGTTCTGGGGCACCCTCTCCCGTTTCTGGCCGATCTTCGGGGAGGTGGTACTGGCCTCCCTGCTGCTGAACCTCTTCACCCTGGCTTCTCCTCTCTTCGTGATGAACGTCTACGACCGGGTGGTGCCGAACCACGCCCTGGAGACCCTGTGGGTGCTGGCGGCGGGGGTTGGGATGGTCTTCTTCTTCGACTTCCTGATCCGCACCTTGCGGGGTCATTTTCTGGATCTGGCCGGCAAGAAGGCCGATCTGCTCATGGCCCGTTTTCTGTTCGAACGGATACTGGGCGCCCGTCTGGAGAGCCGTTCCCAATCGGTGGGGGCTTCCGCCAAGCTGATGCAGGAGTACGAAGGGCTGCGGGATTTCTTCACCTCCGCCACCATGACGGCCTTCATCGACCTGCCTTTTCTGCTGCTTTTTCTGGGAGTGGCCTGGATTCTGGGGGGTAATCTGGTATTGCTGCCGCTGATGGCCATTCCGGTGGTGGTGCTGACCGGTCTGCTGGTGCAGTGGCCCTTGAACAAGGCGGTGCAGAGCAGTTTCCGCGAGAGTTCCCGCAAGAACGGCCTGCTGGTGGAGACGCTCTCCGGCCTGGAGACCATCAAGGTTCTGGGGGCGGAGGGGGGCATGACCCGGCGCTGGGAGGAGTTGGTGGCCATCAATGCCGGTACAGGGTTGAAATCGCGCTTCTTCTCCGCCCTGGCGGTCAACGTGACCCTGCTGTTTCAGCAACTGGTCTCGGTGGGGGTGGTCATCCAGGGGGTGTATCTGATTTCCGAAGGGGCCATGACCACCGGAGCCCTGGTGGCCTGCACCATCCTGACCGGACGGGCTCTGGCGCCTTTGGGGCAGATTGCGGGTCTTCTGGTACGCTTTCACCACTCCCGCGTCTCCTTGCAGGCGTTGAACCGGCTGGTCAATTTTCCCCAGGAGCGTCCCTGGGAGAGTTCCTTTCTGCATCGGCCCAAACTGCAGGGCGGGGTGCGTTTCCAGGATATCTCCTTCACCTATCCCCAGGCGCGGCAACCGGTGTTGCGCAATCTCAACTTCACCATCCATCCCGGAGAGAAGGTGGCCATCATCGGGCGCACCGGATCGGGGAAAAGCACGCTGCTGAAGCTGGTGGCGGGACTCTATCAACCCACCGAAGGGTCGATTCTGCTGGATGGCATCGATATCCGCCAGATCGATCCGGCGGATTTGCGCCGCAATCTGGGCTATGTGCAACAGGATCCCATCCTCTTCTCCGGTACGCTGAAGGAGAACCTGATGATGGGCAACCCCTATGCCGAGGACGAGGATCTGGTGAGAGTGGCCCGGCTTTGCGGCGTGGATCAACTGGTCAACCAGCATCCGCTGGGTTTTGATCTCCACATCGGGGAGCAGGGCAGCGGGCTATCCGGCGGGCAGAGGCAATCGGTGGCGCTGGCGCGGGCCATGATGGGCCATCCGGTTCTGTTGCTGCTGGACGAGCCCACCTCGGCCCTCGACAGCGGGGCGGAGGAGCGGCTGCGCCGGGAGTTGGGCCTGGCCACCACCAACGCCAGTCTGTTGCTGGTGACCCACAAGGCTTCCATGTTGACCATGGTGGAGCGCATCCTGGTGCTGGAGGGGGGGCGACTGGTGGCGGACGGTCCCCGGGATCGCATTCTGAAGCAGCTGGTGGAAGGGAAACTTCCCCTGGAGCGGGATGGGGGCGGGGCATGA
- a CDS encoding tetratricopeptide repeat protein yields the protein MSQSPTDLLFEKALAWRQRGSFGLAEAAFRQVLQHDPHHPEALEHLALLLQESGRREEAEDLYRRLLSHSPQRVEALNNLANLVRDSGRLDESLRLLEMALTLRPELAPLHNNLGIGHYLMGRREQALRCFEEALQRQSAYPEAWRNRGQVLLELGRLDEALAAFEAALAVHGAFAEAHLGRGEALWGLKRWEEGIQSMQRAVALHPSWGLAWDRLGQTLGEAGRLDESLLAHKRAVSLEPGNGSFRNNLGRSLLEARRIEEAMEAFGAAETLGADLATCVANRGSALLLLNRPEEALQAFEQALTLGTGEVSLWNNPGTALQAMGRVEEALSAFDRALDRHRSPETLFNRSLLLLLSGRYREAWPGFELRHETHRMRRFRRDFSCPLWQGEPPAGRRLLLHAEQGLGDTLQMLRFLPRLLETGAQLVLEVQPPLKPLLLHLSDRLTLLQKGDPLPECDLHLPLMSLLSVLQVDLDTIPGREGYLPLSGEAAISGVRPVVGLVWQGNPDHLNDHNRSIPLPLMRELLSLEGVRFLLLAHGAAAREPELHAMAGERVESRDMAETARILQGLDLVITVDTAIAHLAGAMGRPAWVLLPWMPDWRWGRVGEVSPWYASLRLWRQRGPGDWPEVLARVRAALPGYLHGQNGIRDTHDANPFRGDALMGPAGG from the coding sequence ATGTCCCAATCCCCCACCGATCTTCTCTTCGAAAAAGCGCTTGCCTGGCGGCAGCGGGGCTCCTTCGGCCTGGCCGAAGCCGCTTTCCGCCAGGTTCTGCAGCACGATCCCCATCATCCCGAAGCCCTGGAACACCTGGCTCTGCTGCTTCAGGAGAGCGGTCGGCGGGAGGAAGCCGAAGACCTTTACCGACGCCTGCTGTCGCACTCGCCGCAACGGGTGGAGGCGCTGAACAACCTGGCCAACTTGGTGCGCGACTCAGGCCGTCTCGACGAGTCGTTGCGCCTGTTGGAGATGGCGCTGACCCTTCGCCCGGAGCTGGCGCCGCTGCACAACAATCTCGGTATCGGCCACTATCTCATGGGCCGACGCGAGCAGGCCCTGCGCTGCTTCGAGGAGGCTTTGCAGCGGCAATCGGCCTATCCCGAAGCCTGGCGCAACCGGGGTCAGGTACTGTTGGAGCTGGGTCGTCTCGACGAGGCGCTGGCGGCCTTCGAGGCAGCGCTGGCGGTCCACGGGGCCTTTGCCGAGGCCCATTTGGGGCGGGGGGAGGCCCTTTGGGGGCTCAAACGGTGGGAGGAAGGGATTCAGTCGATGCAGCGGGCGGTGGCGTTGCATCCCTCCTGGGGTTTGGCTTGGGATCGCCTGGGACAGACCCTGGGGGAGGCGGGACGCCTCGACGAGAGCCTGCTGGCCCACAAGCGGGCGGTCTCCCTGGAACCGGGCAACGGATCCTTTCGCAACAATCTCGGACGTTCCCTGCTGGAAGCCCGGCGCATCGAAGAGGCCATGGAGGCCTTTGGGGCGGCTGAAACCCTCGGAGCCGACCTGGCCACCTGTGTCGCCAACCGGGGTTCCGCCCTGCTGCTGCTCAACCGGCCCGAGGAGGCGCTGCAGGCCTTCGAGCAGGCGCTGACCCTGGGAACGGGGGAGGTCTCGCTGTGGAACAATCCGGGAACCGCCCTTCAGGCCATGGGGCGGGTGGAAGAGGCCTTGAGCGCCTTCGACCGGGCCCTGGACCGGCATCGGTCGCCCGAGACGCTGTTCAACCGCAGCCTGTTGCTGCTGTTGTCGGGTCGTTATCGGGAGGCTTGGCCGGGATTCGAATTGCGCCACGAAACCCACCGGATGCGCCGTTTCCGGCGCGATTTTTCCTGCCCCCTCTGGCAGGGTGAGCCTCCGGCGGGACGCCGTCTGCTGCTGCACGCCGAACAGGGCTTGGGGGATACCCTGCAGATGCTGCGTTTTCTGCCCCGGCTTCTGGAGACGGGGGCGCAACTCGTCCTGGAGGTGCAGCCGCCTTTGAAACCGCTGCTGCTGCACCTTTCCGACCGCCTCACCTTGCTGCAAAAAGGGGATCCCCTGCCCGAATGCGATCTTCATCTGCCCTTGATGAGCCTGCTCTCCGTTTTGCAGGTGGACCTCGACACGATTCCGGGGCGGGAAGGCTATCTTCCCCTGAGCGGAGAGGCGGCGATTTCCGGCGTCCGCCCGGTGGTGGGGCTGGTCTGGCAGGGCAATCCCGATCATCTCAACGACCACAACCGCAGCATTCCACTGCCGTTGATGCGGGAGTTGCTCTCCCTGGAAGGGGTGCGTTTCCTTCTTCTGGCCCACGGCGCGGCGGCGCGGGAGCCGGAGCTTCATGCCATGGCCGGCGAACGGGTCGAATCTCGGGATATGGCCGAAACCGCCCGGATTCTGCAGGGCCTCGATCTGGTCATCACCGTGGATACCGCGATAGCCCACTTGGCCGGGGCCATGGGCAGACCGGCCTGGGTCTTATTGCCTTGGATGCCGGACTGGCGATGGGGTAGAGTAGGGGAGGTCAGTCCCTGGTACGCCTCGTTGCGGCTGTGGCGGCAGCGTGGTCCCGGAGACTGGCCGGAGGTGTTGGCCCGGGTAAGGGCGGCCTTGCCCGGATATCTGCATGGCCAAAACGGGATCCGTGACACACATGATGCAAATCCCTTCCGAGGAGACGCCCTCATGGGGCCTGCCGGCGGGTGA